A genomic stretch from Rhodomicrobium vannielii ATCC 17100 includes:
- the ppa gene encoding inorganic diphosphatase, producing MRIDSIPIGNNPPFDINVLVEVPIGGEPIKYELDKPSGTLFVDRMLYTAMHYPGNYGFVPHTLSEDGDPLDVLIANNRPIVPGAICNCRPIGVLFMRDEAGGDEKIIAVPSDKISPTYRGIRDYTDLPDMLRNRIAHFYEHYKDLELGKWVKIDRWGGEAEARDLILKAIEDGRKKG from the coding sequence ATGCGCATTGACTCCATCCCGATCGGCAACAACCCGCCTTTCGATATCAACGTGCTCGTCGAGGTTCCCATTGGCGGCGAACCGATCAAGTACGAACTCGACAAGCCGTCGGGAACGCTGTTCGTCGACCGCATGCTGTACACCGCGATGCACTATCCGGGCAATTACGGCTTTGTGCCGCACACGCTGTCGGAAGACGGCGATCCGCTCGACGTGCTCATCGCGAATAACCGGCCGATCGTGCCGGGCGCGATCTGCAACTGCCGCCCGATCGGCGTTCTTTTCATGCGCGACGAAGCAGGCGGCGACGAAAAGATCATCGCGGTGCCTTCGGACAAGATTTCGCCGACCTATCGCGGCATCAGAGATTACACCGACCTGCCGGACATGCTTCGCAACCGCATCGCCCATTTCTATGAGCACTACAAGGATCTCGAACTTGGCAAGTGGGTGAAGATCGACCGTTGGGGCGGCGAAGCGGAAGCGCGCGACCTCATTCTGAAGGCGATCGAGGACGGCCGGAAAAAGGGCTGA
- a CDS encoding S-(hydroxymethyl)glutathione dehydrogenase/class III alcohol dehydrogenase: MKTRAAVAFEPKKPLEIVEVDLEGPKAGEVLVEIMATGICHTDAYTLDGFDSEGIFPSILGHEGAGIVREVGAGVTSVKPGDHVIPLYTPECRQCKSCLSRKTNLCTHIRATQGKGLMPDGTSRFSYKGQTIFHYMGCSTFSNFTVLPEIAVAKIREDAPFDTSCYIGCGVTTGVGSVIFSAKVEPGANCVVFGLGGIGLNVIQGLRMVGADKIVGVDINPSKEEWGRRFGMTHFVNPKDVGDIVAHLVNLTGGGADYSFDCTGNTTVMRQALECCHRGWGTSIVIGVAEAGKEISTRPFQLVTGRVWKGSAFGGARGRTDVPKIVDWYMEKKIEIDPMITHRMPLEKINDAFDLMHKGQSIRSVVVY; this comes from the coding sequence TTGAAAACGCGCGCCGCCGTCGCATTCGAGCCGAAGAAGCCGCTCGAAATCGTTGAAGTGGACCTCGAAGGGCCGAAGGCGGGCGAGGTGCTCGTCGAGATCATGGCGACGGGCATCTGCCACACCGACGCCTATACACTCGACGGTTTTGACAGCGAGGGCATTTTCCCGTCGATCCTCGGCCACGAGGGTGCTGGCATCGTGCGAGAGGTCGGCGCGGGGGTGACGAGCGTGAAGCCCGGCGACCACGTCATCCCGCTTTACACACCAGAGTGCCGCCAGTGCAAATCCTGCCTAAGCCGCAAGACGAACCTCTGCACGCACATCCGCGCGACTCAAGGCAAGGGCCTGATGCCGGACGGCACGAGCCGCTTCTCCTACAAGGGACAGACGATCTTCCACTATATGGGCTGCTCGACGTTTTCGAACTTCACCGTGTTGCCCGAGATCGCTGTGGCGAAGATCCGCGAGGACGCGCCCTTCGATACGTCCTGCTACATCGGCTGCGGCGTGACCACGGGCGTCGGCTCGGTGATCTTCTCCGCGAAGGTCGAGCCCGGCGCGAATTGCGTGGTGTTCGGCCTCGGCGGCATCGGCCTGAACGTGATTCAGGGCCTGCGGATGGTGGGCGCTGACAAGATCGTCGGCGTGGACATCAACCCGTCGAAAGAGGAATGGGGCCGCCGCTTCGGCATGACGCACTTCGTCAACCCGAAGGACGTGGGCGACATCGTGGCCCATCTCGTGAACCTCACAGGCGGCGGCGCGGACTACAGCTTCGACTGTACCGGCAACACCACCGTGATGAGGCAGGCGCTCGAATGCTGTCATCGCGGCTGGGGCACGAGCATCGTCATCGGCGTGGCGGAAGCGGGCAAGGAAATCTCGACGCGGCCGTTCCAGCTCGTCACGGGCCGCGTGTGGAAGGGCTCGGCGTTCGGTGGCGCGCGCGGCCGCACCGACGTGCCGAAGATCGTCGACTGGTACATGGAAAAGAAGATCGAGATCGACCCGATGATTACGCACAGGATGCCGCTGGAGAAGATCAACGACGCCTTCGATCTCATGCACAAGGGCCAGAGCATCCGTTCGGTCGTCGTGTACTGA
- a CDS encoding metal-sensitive transcriptional regulator, with amino-acid sequence MQDGKDKRLRRLARIEGQVRGIARMVADERYCIDIITQIAAVQAALRKVESEILENHVSHCVEHAIQSGNAEEQRSKVAELMEVLNRRLR; translated from the coding sequence ATGCAGGACGGCAAGGACAAGAGGCTGCGACGACTGGCGCGCATCGAAGGTCAAGTGCGCGGCATCGCGCGCATGGTTGCCGATGAACGCTATTGCATCGACATCATTACCCAGATCGCTGCGGTGCAGGCCGCCCTTCGCAAGGTGGAAAGCGAAATCCTGGAGAACCACGTCAGCCATTGCGTCGAGCATGCGATTCAGAGCGGCAACGCTGAGGAACAGCGCAGCAAGGTAGCCGAACTGATGGAGGTGCTGAACCGTCGTCTGCGCTGA
- a CDS encoding Crp/Fnr family transcriptional regulator: MEQASRTLRLLQGVPAFAGLSVAELERVYACTSLRVVGPGETVALAGEPVDDLAIVASGRLKAREGGAAAHETGQGDAVEAQAFFGRGPASSTHEALRETVLLSLAWDDLVAAYAATPSLIGSCLSRAFDGHAAAANRLKASSRLLVCPAGANARLDKPALEALLLALEETAEVRVLRQETFGGSLPGALAFDDPAMAHWLQEQELKFDVTVVIADGSDQAFAADAVCEADEIVFLAQGRATELSDLERHAIERRGPERCSLVIASDGIEVRKAAEWLPLRPYRTSLFIDFSVPRATGQLASALLGRGSTVVATSSGVYAAAILGALQAFEASGAPATALAAAGSAVLPAGMLACGVTLADAEDLFRELANPLLWKRAGRAEAGLYEALAVDAVLGSALAGLDIALASRPFAALSLSLSKDAPAVHCGGGLHAAIRAGILPPGLLPPLIPEDGAILVSGECETEALLEAAERLSPAPPVFLHPAVPGLGASPMSYRQAVGGSQFRLAPFQSPGPIDKRLRIESVLGAYQSRRRRPVDGAPVAYAVPVAEGISPMDWGEWARLRDAAFDWMSAEIEKTRVP; encoded by the coding sequence ATGGAACAGGCGTCGCGAACACTCCGGCTTTTGCAGGGCGTGCCGGCCTTCGCGGGGCTGAGCGTGGCGGAGCTTGAGCGCGTCTATGCCTGCACGTCGCTGCGCGTTGTCGGGCCGGGCGAGACCGTTGCGCTGGCAGGGGAACCCGTGGACGATCTGGCCATCGTCGCTTCGGGGCGACTGAAGGCGCGGGAGGGCGGAGCCGCTGCGCATGAGACCGGGCAGGGCGACGCGGTCGAGGCACAAGCGTTCTTCGGCCGAGGTCCGGCTTCCTCGACCCATGAGGCGCTGCGCGAAACCGTGCTGCTCTCCCTCGCCTGGGATGACCTCGTGGCGGCCTACGCGGCGACGCCTTCGCTCATCGGCTCGTGCCTCTCGCGCGCGTTCGACGGTCATGCCGCAGCAGCCAATCGCCTGAAGGCGTCGTCGCGCCTGCTCGTGTGCCCGGCGGGCGCGAATGCGCGCCTCGACAAACCCGCGCTCGAAGCGCTGCTGCTGGCGCTGGAAGAGACGGCCGAGGTCCGCGTGCTCCGGCAAGAAACGTTCGGGGGCAGCCTTCCGGGGGCGCTTGCCTTCGACGATCCAGCGATGGCGCATTGGCTTCAGGAGCAGGAACTGAAATTCGACGTCACGGTAGTAATCGCCGATGGCTCCGACCAAGCCTTCGCGGCGGACGCTGTCTGCGAGGCCGATGAGATCGTGTTTCTGGCGCAGGGCCGCGCGACGGAGCTATCCGACCTCGAACGGCATGCCATCGAGCGGCGCGGGCCGGAGCGGTGCAGCCTCGTCATCGCCAGCGACGGCATCGAGGTGAGGAAGGCGGCGGAGTGGTTGCCGCTCCGACCCTATCGAACCTCGCTCTTCATCGATTTCTCGGTTCCGCGCGCGACGGGGCAGCTTGCCAGTGCGCTTCTCGGGCGCGGTAGTACCGTCGTAGCGACAAGCTCAGGCGTCTACGCGGCGGCGATCCTCGGTGCGCTTCAGGCTTTCGAGGCGAGCGGCGCGCCCGCAACGGCACTCGCCGCTGCCGGAAGCGCCGTTCTGCCCGCGGGGATGCTCGCCTGCGGTGTGACACTGGCCGACGCCGAAGACCTTTTTCGCGAGCTTGCGAACCCGCTGCTGTGGAAACGCGCTGGCCGTGCCGAGGCTGGACTATACGAGGCCTTGGCTGTTGACGCGGTGCTTGGCTCGGCGCTGGCGGGGCTCGACATCGCGCTTGCATCGCGACCGTTCGCGGCGCTTTCGCTCTCGCTGTCGAAAGATGCGCCCGCCGTCCATTGCGGCGGCGGGCTGCATGCCGCCATCCGAGCCGGTATCCTGCCGCCGGGCCTGCTCCCGCCGCTCATACCGGAGGATGGTGCGATCCTCGTCAGCGGCGAGTGCGAGACCGAAGCGCTTCTCGAAGCGGCGGAGCGGCTTTCCCCCGCGCCGCCCGTGTTCCTGCATCCGGCCGTGCCCGGCCTTGGCGCTTCGCCGATGTCGTACAGGCAGGCTGTGGGCGGCTCCCAGTTCAGGCTGGCGCCGTTTCAGTCGCCGGGGCCGATCGACAAGCGCCTGCGTATCGAAAGCGTGCTCGGCGCGTATCAGTCCCGCCGCCGCCGTCCGGTCGATGGCGCGCCCGTCGCTTACGCCGTCCCCGTTGCCGAGGGCATAAGCCCCATGGATTGGGGCGAATGGGCGCGGCTCAGGGATGCGGCGTTCGACTGGATGTCGGCCGAGATCGAGAAGACGCGCGTCCCATAG
- the pqqE gene encoding pyrroloquinoline quinone biosynthesis protein PqqE: MDGFAPADAVTSNAAARAGPPLGLLAELTHRCPLQCPYCSNPLTLLKAADELDTRGWRSAFEQAADLGVLQVHLSGGEPTLRADLDDFVAALSARGVYTNLITAGVTQTRERVARLADCGLDHVQLSLQALDAEMSDRIGNYTGSLARKLDVARWVREAGLPLTLNAPTHRHNIGQAAALIELALELDADRLEIAHVQYYGWAAKNRAALVPDYDAVLEEAAIVGEARERLKGLLNIDYVTPDTYAQFPKPCMGGWAKDVITITPSGKVLPCHAAEILPLPFDTVRDKPLAEIWYDGAAFNRFRGDEWMKEPCRSCPRKAVDFGGCRCQAFALTGDAEATDPACSLSPHHGLMAGFAEASAAAPPPFVYRRIGRT; the protein is encoded by the coding sequence ATGGATGGATTTGCGCCTGCTGACGCTGTGACGTCCAACGCCGCCGCGCGCGCCGGGCCGCCGCTCGGCCTGCTCGCGGAGTTGACGCATCGCTGCCCGCTGCAATGCCCCTATTGCTCGAACCCGCTGACCCTCCTCAAGGCGGCGGATGAACTCGACACGCGCGGTTGGCGCTCCGCGTTCGAGCAGGCGGCGGACCTCGGCGTGCTTCAGGTGCACCTGTCGGGCGGCGAGCCAACACTTCGGGCGGACCTCGATGACTTCGTGGCGGCGCTCTCGGCGCGCGGCGTCTACACGAACCTCATCACGGCGGGCGTGACGCAGACCCGCGAACGCGTGGCGCGGCTTGCCGATTGCGGTCTCGATCATGTGCAACTCAGCCTTCAGGCGCTCGACGCCGAGATGTCCGACCGCATCGGCAATTACACGGGAAGCCTCGCGCGGAAGCTTGATGTGGCGCGATGGGTGCGCGAGGCGGGTCTTCCGCTGACGCTCAACGCGCCGACGCACCGCCACAATATCGGGCAGGCGGCCGCGTTGATCGAGCTTGCGCTTGAACTCGACGCGGACCGACTCGAAATCGCGCATGTGCAATATTACGGCTGGGCGGCGAAGAACCGCGCGGCGCTGGTGCCGGATTATGACGCCGTCCTCGAAGAAGCCGCCATCGTCGGCGAAGCGCGCGAGCGGCTGAAGGGCTTGCTCAACATCGACTACGTAACGCCCGACACCTACGCGCAATTCCCGAAGCCGTGCATGGGCGGCTGGGCGAAGGACGTCATCACCATCACGCCTTCCGGCAAGGTTCTGCCGTGCCACGCCGCCGAGATCCTTCCCCTGCCCTTCGACACGGTGAGGGACAAGCCGCTCGCTGAAATCTGGTATGACGGCGCGGCGTTCAATCGCTTTCGTGGCGATGAATGGATGAAGGAGCCGTGCCGCTCCTGCCCGCGCAAGGCGGTCGATTTCGGTGGGTGCCGGTGTCAGGCGTTCGCGCTCACGGGCGACGCTGAAGCCACGGACCCAGCGTGCAGCCTCTCGCCTCATCACGGGCTGATGGCCGGGTTTGCCGAGGCGAGCGCCGCCGCCCCGCCACCCTTCGTTTACCGGCGGATCGGGCGCACTTAA
- a CDS encoding 2,3-bisphosphoglycerate-dependent phosphoglycerate mutase — MNNVLVLVRHGESEWNKLNLFTGWRDPDLTEKGIDEARQAGELLKKDGYAFDIAFTSALTRAQHTLSLILDELGQRTIPVVENQALNERDYGDLAGLNKDDARAKWGEEQVHIWRRSYDIPPPGGESLKDTAARVLPYYEAEILPQVKAGRNVIVAAHGNSLRALIMKLDGLSTEEILKLNLATGEPYVYRLNPDGSAASKKTLTA, encoded by the coding sequence ATGAACAACGTGCTCGTGCTCGTTCGCCACGGCGAGAGCGAATGGAACAAGCTCAACCTCTTCACCGGCTGGCGCGACCCCGACCTCACCGAGAAGGGCATCGACGAAGCGCGCCAGGCGGGTGAACTCCTGAAGAAGGACGGCTATGCCTTCGACATCGCTTTCACGAGCGCGCTCACACGCGCGCAGCACACGCTGTCGCTCATCCTCGATGAACTCGGCCAGCGCACCATTCCGGTCGTGGAGAATCAGGCGCTGAACGAGCGCGACTATGGCGACCTCGCTGGCCTCAACAAGGATGACGCGCGCGCGAAATGGGGCGAGGAGCAGGTGCATATCTGGCGGCGCTCTTACGACATCCCACCCCCCGGCGGCGAAAGCCTGAAGGACACGGCCGCGCGCGTGCTGCCCTATTACGAGGCGGAAATATTGCCGCAGGTAAAAGCGGGCCGGAATGTGATCGTCGCCGCCCACGGCAATTCGCTGCGCGCGCTTATCATGAAACTCGACGGGCTTTCGACCGAGGAAATCCTGAAACTCAACCTCGCAACGGGCGAACCTTATGTCTATCGCCTGAACCCGGATGGGTCCGCGGCGTCGAAGAAGACGCTGACCGCGTAG
- a CDS encoding adenosine kinase yields MTKSLHVLGIGHALVDIIASCEESLLEEFSLVKGTMRLTSPEEATALYSCMGPAVEASGGSAANTCAGIASLGGKAGFAGKVGQDQFADAFAHDIKATGVSFFGAKDGSGTPTGRCLILVTPDGERTMNTNLGAAAEYSEANLDADAIAAAEIVYLEGYLFDPIPARQAFFAAGEIAHARGTKLAFTLSDPFCVDRHREGFRKFIRESVDIVFANEKELLALYPGASFDEACAAIRSECALAAITRSEKGSVILEGETTVAVPAVKIEKLVDATGAGDLYAAGFLFGLSTGRDLETCARIGSLCASEVITQVGPRPQRPLAALAQSHGLI; encoded by the coding sequence ATGACGAAATCGCTTCACGTGCTCGGGATCGGCCATGCGCTGGTCGATATCATCGCCTCCTGCGAGGAAAGCCTCCTCGAAGAGTTTTCGCTGGTGAAGGGCACGATGCGGCTTACCTCGCCGGAAGAAGCGACCGCGCTTTACAGCTGCATGGGACCGGCAGTCGAGGCGAGCGGCGGCTCGGCGGCAAACACCTGCGCGGGCATCGCGTCGCTCGGCGGCAAGGCCGGCTTTGCGGGCAAGGTCGGTCAGGACCAGTTCGCGGACGCCTTCGCGCACGACATCAAGGCGACAGGCGTCAGCTTCTTCGGCGCGAAGGACGGCAGCGGCACGCCGACCGGACGCTGCCTCATTCTCGTCACGCCCGATGGCGAGCGCACCATGAATACCAATCTCGGCGCGGCGGCGGAATATTCCGAGGCCAATCTCGATGCGGACGCCATCGCTGCGGCGGAGATCGTCTATCTCGAAGGCTATTTATTCGATCCCATCCCCGCGCGGCAGGCGTTTTTTGCGGCGGGCGAAATCGCGCATGCGCGCGGCACGAAGCTCGCCTTCACGCTGTCCGATCCGTTCTGCGTGGACCGTCACCGCGAAGGCTTCCGCAAATTCATCCGTGAGAGCGTCGATATCGTCTTCGCGAACGAGAAGGAACTGTTGGCTCTTTATCCGGGCGCGTCGTTCGACGAAGCCTGCGCGGCCATCCGTTCGGAATGCGCGCTTGCCGCCATCACCCGCAGCGAGAAGGGGTCCGTCATCCTCGAAGGCGAGACCACAGTCGCCGTCCCCGCGGTGAAGATCGAAAAGCTCGTGGACGCCACCGGCGCGGGCGACCTCTACGCGGCGGGCTTCCTGTTCGGCCTCTCCACGGGCCGCGACCTTGAAACCTGCGCGAGGATCGGCAGCCTGTGCGCCTCGGAGGTGATCACGCAAGTCGGGCCGCGTCCACAACGCCCGCTGGCCGCCCTTGCCCAATCGCACGGCCTCATCTGA
- the dapB gene encoding 4-hydroxy-tetrahydrodipicolinate reductase, whose amino-acid sequence MRLAIMGAAGRMGRALIRTIHETPNCDVSGAVERAGSPFIGKDAGEIAGVGPLGVEITSDAISLFTHVDGVLDFTTPAASVETAGLAAQARIVHVIGTTGFSPDDEAKIEAAARHATIIKSGNMSLGVNLLAALVEKAAAALDERFDIEIIEMHHKHKVDAPSGTALLLGEAAADGRHIQLADHKITAREGHTGERPLGAIGFAALRGGSVVGDHSVIFAGTGERIELSHRAEDRQIFARGAVAAALWGQGKGPGLFSMRNVLGL is encoded by the coding sequence ATGCGCTTGGCAATCATGGGCGCTGCCGGACGAATGGGGCGCGCGCTGATCCGCACCATTCACGAAACACCGAATTGCGATGTCTCAGGCGCAGTCGAGCGCGCGGGCTCGCCCTTTATCGGCAAGGATGCGGGCGAAATCGCCGGTGTCGGCCCGCTCGGCGTCGAGATCACGAGCGACGCCATTTCGCTGTTCACCCATGTCGACGGCGTGCTCGATTTCACCACCCCCGCCGCGAGCGTTGAAACCGCTGGCCTCGCCGCGCAGGCGCGCATCGTGCACGTCATCGGCACGACGGGCTTTTCCCCCGATGACGAGGCGAAGATCGAGGCTGCCGCCCGCCACGCCACAATCATCAAGTCGGGCAATATGAGTCTCGGCGTGAACCTGCTCGCGGCGCTGGTTGAGAAAGCCGCCGCCGCCCTCGACGAGCGATTCGACATCGAAATCATCGAGATGCACCACAAGCACAAGGTTGACGCGCCGTCCGGCACCGCGCTGCTTCTGGGCGAAGCGGCCGCCGATGGCCGTCACATCCAGCTTGCCGACCACAAGATTACCGCGCGCGAAGGCCATACGGGCGAGCGTCCGCTCGGCGCGATCGGCTTCGCGGCGCTGCGCGGCGGCTCCGTCGTCGGCGATCACAGCGTGATCTTCGCAGGCACCGGCGAGCGCATCGAGTTGTCGCACCGCGCCGAAGACCGGCAGATTTTCGCGCGGGGCGCTGTCGCTGCCGCGCTCTGGGGTCAAGGCAAAGGCCCCGGTCTTTTCTCAATGCGCAACGTCTTGGGGCTCTGA
- a CDS encoding YebC/PmpR family DNA-binding transcriptional regulator — protein MSGHSQFKNIMYRKGAQDSKRSKMFSKFAREITAAAKIGLPDPAMNPRLRTAILAARAQNMPKDNIERAIKKSQEAGGADYIEVRYEGFAPGGVGIIVEALTDNRNRTAGEVRSLFTKYGGNLGETGAVSFSFDRVGEIEYPLSAGSAEEMLEAAIEAGADDCESDAEAHWLTTTIDAFSEVQAELEKKFGPAKSAAIGWRPQNTVEVDEEKGEKLLKLIDSLEDSDDVQKVYANFEMSDKVMEKLSA, from the coding sequence ATGTCAGGGCATTCGCAATTCAAGAACATCATGTATCGCAAGGGCGCTCAGGATTCGAAGCGCTCGAAGATGTTTTCCAAGTTCGCGCGCGAAATCACTGCCGCCGCAAAGATCGGGTTGCCCGACCCCGCAATGAACCCGCGTCTTCGCACAGCCATCCTTGCGGCCCGCGCGCAGAACATGCCGAAAGACAACATCGAGCGCGCGATCAAGAAGAGCCAGGAAGCGGGCGGCGCGGATTACATCGAAGTGCGCTATGAAGGTTTTGCGCCCGGCGGCGTCGGCATCATCGTGGAAGCGCTCACCGACAACCGCAACCGCACGGCGGGCGAGGTGCGCTCGCTGTTCACGAAGTACGGCGGAAACCTTGGCGAAACGGGCGCGGTGTCGTTCAGCTTCGACCGCGTGGGCGAGATCGAATATCCGCTTTCTGCCGGAAGCGCGGAAGAGATGCTGGAAGCCGCCATCGAGGCGGGCGCCGACGATTGCGAGTCCGACGCCGAGGCGCACTGGCTGACGACCACCATCGACGCGTTCAGCGAGGTTCAGGCTGAGCTTGAAAAGAAGTTCGGCCCGGCGAAATCGGCCGCTATCGGATGGCGCCCGCAAAACACCGTCGAGGTGGACGAGGAAAAGGGCGAGAAGCTTCTGAAGCTCATCGATTCGCTGGAAGATTCCGACGACGTGCAGAAGGTCTACGCGAACTTCGAGATGAGCGACAAGGTCATGGAGAAGCTCAGCGCGTAA
- the pqqD gene encoding pyrroloquinoline quinone biosynthesis peptide chaperone PqqD — MPRHVRLHFDPVRGRHAVLAPERVYWPDDIAVDILKLCDGERTIAAMSATLAAEYAAPVETIEADVLEFIQGWMDLRLLTL; from the coding sequence ATGCCGAGGCATGTGCGCCTGCATTTCGATCCGGTGCGCGGGCGACACGCTGTGCTCGCGCCGGAGCGGGTCTACTGGCCGGACGACATCGCCGTCGACATCCTGAAGCTCTGCGACGGCGAGCGAACCATTGCCGCCATGTCTGCGACGCTCGCCGCCGAGTACGCCGCACCCGTCGAGACCATTGAAGCCGATGTGCTGGAGTTCATACAGGGATGGATGGATTTGCGCCTGCTGACGCTGTGA
- a CDS encoding DUF3280 domain-containing protein codes for MRIFSTALVLFLCLGVGGLSAAERVAVFDFEMIDANSDTASLGSRPEEAQRLKAAAARLREALVRSGKFEMADLTPVEPSARAFNLSACNGCDGALARKVDAVISITGSVQKVQDVPRAMAVFVRDVETGKLLASKSVDIREDTDDAWKGAVDELAATCVLPLNLEDN; via the coding sequence ATGCGTATATTTTCGACAGCACTCGTCTTGTTTCTTTGCCTCGGCGTCGGTGGCCTTTCGGCGGCGGAACGCGTTGCGGTCTTCGATTTTGAAATGATCGACGCGAATTCCGACACCGCGAGCCTTGGCAGCCGTCCCGAAGAGGCGCAGCGGCTCAAGGCGGCGGCCGCCCGGTTGCGCGAAGCCCTTGTCCGCTCCGGCAAGTTCGAAATGGCGGACCTGACGCCGGTGGAGCCGTCTGCGCGTGCCTTCAACCTCAGCGCGTGCAACGGGTGCGACGGCGCGCTTGCCCGTAAGGTCGATGCCGTGATTTCCATCACCGGATCGGTGCAGAAAGTACAGGATGTCCCGCGCGCCATGGCTGTTTTCGTCCGCGACGTGGAGACCGGGAAGCTTCTTGCAAGCAAGAGTGTCGATATACGCGAGGACACGGACGACGCCTGGAAAGGGGCGGTCGATGAACTCGCCGCGACCTGCGTTCTTCCCCTGAATCTCGAAGACAACTGA
- the nth gene encoding endonuclease III, producing the protein MEKPCVAGGRKAKARLTPATKEKRTGDTSSLLSAEEIGELFSRFAAAMPDPRTELDYVNPFTLLVAVVLSAQATDAGVNKATKALFAKADTPEKMLALGEDKVRDAIKTIGLFNTKARNVVALSKALVETWGGVVPKDRDALESLPGVGRKSANVVLNVAFGEPTIAVDTHIFRVANRTGLAPGKTPLAVELGLERVVPARFALNAHHWLILHGRYVCKARKPECWRCLIADLCRFEPKTPSTAPSGGASVN; encoded by the coding sequence ATGGAAAAGCCCTGTGTTGCGGGAGGCCGAAAGGCGAAGGCCAGGCTGACCCCCGCGACGAAAGAGAAACGGACGGGCGACACCTCTTCCCTTCTTTCAGCGGAGGAGATCGGTGAGCTGTTTTCCCGGTTCGCGGCCGCCATGCCGGACCCGCGCACCGAACTCGACTATGTGAACCCGTTCACGCTCCTTGTCGCGGTGGTGCTCTCGGCACAGGCGACAGATGCGGGCGTCAACAAGGCCACAAAGGCGCTGTTCGCCAAGGCGGACACGCCGGAAAAGATGCTGGCGCTCGGGGAAGACAAGGTCCGCGACGCTATCAAGACCATCGGGCTTTTCAACACGAAGGCCAGAAACGTCGTGGCGCTTTCGAAGGCGCTCGTCGAAACCTGGGGCGGCGTGGTGCCGAAAGACCGCGACGCGCTCGAAAGCCTGCCGGGTGTCGGGCGCAAGTCGGCGAATGTCGTGCTGAATGTCGCCTTCGGCGAGCCGACCATCGCCGTCGACACACACATCTTCCGCGTCGCGAACCGCACCGGGCTCGCGCCGGGGAAAACGCCGCTCGCGGTGGAGTTGGGCCTCGAACGCGTCGTTCCCGCCCGCTTCGCGCTGAACGCGCATCACTGGCTCATCCTGCATGGGCGCTACGTCTGCAAGGCGCGAAAACCGGAATGCTGGCGATGTCTCATCGCCGATCTGTGCCGGTTCGAGCCGAAAACCCCATCCACGGCGCCAAGCGGCGGCGCTAGCGTCAACTGA
- the phoU gene encoding phosphate signaling complex protein PhoU produces MTAHTVTAYDQELKALENAIARMGGLAEQQLRLVLSAVTEADPEKAIKVIAGDQVIDAVQREVEEMTVQLIARRQPVAVDLRVVLGALRIASDLERIGDLAKSTAKRLAQFDEKAWLSPMTKSLTAIGDLAALQLKTVLDAYSQRNLDQALLVWNRDEEIDRQYNALFRELLTYMMEDPRTITFSAHLLFCAKNIERIGDHCTNIAEIAAYIITGEPLVENRPRADIAPVPSEG; encoded by the coding sequence ATGACTGCCCACACCGTCACCGCCTACGATCAGGAGCTCAAGGCTCTCGAAAACGCCATCGCCCGCATGGGTGGTCTCGCCGAGCAGCAATTGCGGCTCGTGCTCTCCGCCGTCACCGAGGCCGATCCGGAAAAGGCGATCAAGGTTATTGCCGGCGATCAGGTGATCGACGCGGTGCAGCGCGAAGTCGAGGAAATGACGGTTCAGCTCATCGCGCGCCGCCAGCCGGTCGCGGTGGACCTTCGCGTTGTGCTGGGCGCGCTTCGCATCGCGAGCGACCTCGAACGCATCGGCGACCTCGCGAAAAGCACGGCGAAGCGCCTCGCGCAGTTCGATGAAAAGGCGTGGCTCTCGCCCATGACGAAGAGCCTCACCGCTATCGGCGATCTGGCGGCCCTTCAGCTCAAGACGGTGCTCGACGCATATTCGCAGCGCAATCTCGATCAGGCGCTGCTCGTCTGGAACCGCGACGAGGAAATCGACCGCCAGTATAATGCGCTGTTCCGCGAGTTGCTTACCTACATGATGGAAGACCCGCGCACGATCACCTTCTCGGCACATCTCCTGTTCTGCGCGAAGAACATCGAGCGAATCGGCGATCACTGCACGAACATCGCGGAAATCGCGGCCTACATCATCACGGGCGAGCCGCTCGTCGAGAACCGGCCGCGTGCGGATATTGCGCCCGTCCCGTCGGAAGGCTGA